DNA sequence from the Agrobacterium tumefaciens genome:
TCGCGCAACAGCCGCTTGGCGTGATCCAGCGTTACGGCCTGCAGGAATGCCTTGGGTGAAAGGCCGGCCCAGCGGGTGAAGGTCTTCTGCAATTGCGTCGGCGACTGGCCGAGCCTTGCGGCAATGGCTTCGAGGGAGGGCTGCTCGCGATAATCCAGCGTCAAAAGCTCGATAACCCCGCGCACCGTCTCGTAATCGGTTCCGATCGGGGTGATGTCTTCGTTCAGCATGATGTTGGCGTTCATTGCATTTCTCCTAACGCCTCACAGAAAACCACTAAAGCGCGTTCGTCTCCACCCGTTTCTTGCGTCCAACACTCTTCGATCTGGAGCAGCGCAATTTTCCACTTATGGTCCGATTGACAGCACCGCATAAATGTTCCCTAATAAAATTGGTAAGACAATCTTACCGCTTGCGCGATCGAGGGAGACTTTCGCGCTGGGAGGATACCATGTTTGTGGCTCTGGAGCCGCGCCGCCTATATCGGCTGGTCGCGGAACAAATTCGTTTGCTCATCGAGAGCGGGGAACTGACGGATGGTCAGCGCCTGCCGGCGGAACGCGACCTTGCCGAACGCTTCGGCGTATCCCGCCCAACGGTGCGGGAAGCGCTGATCGTGCTGGAAGTGGAAGGCCATATCCACATTCGCATGGGTTCGGGCGTCTATGTAAACGCATCACGCAAAGCGGACACGCAAAAGCCGCCGCTGCCGGATGCGCACGGTCCGTTCGAAATCCTGCAGGCGCGCTGCATCATCGAGAGTGCGATTGCGGAAGAAGCCGCAAGGCTCGCCACGCCGGAATGCATCGTCAAGCTCGACGACATCATAGAGCGCATGGCGGGCGCGCTCGACAATTCACCGCAGGCGCTCAATCTCGACCGTGCCTTCCACACCGCCATTGCCGATATCATCGGCAATTCGGCGCTCAATCGCTTTACCGGTCTGATCTACGACGAGCGCAGCCTGTCACCCTATTTCGAGAAGCTCGCCAGCTATTTCGAGGGACCGCATACCTGGATCCTCGCCGTGCAGGAACACCGGGTGATCCGCGACGCGATCGCGGCGAATGACCCGGAAGGCGCACGCGAGGCCATGCGACAGCATCTGACGCTGTCGCAAAAAAGATTTTCCGAAAGTTTCGGGGAGGAAACGATCGGAGAAGAGTGACCGCGCCGCAACCGGCGACGGGAAAAACAGAAATCTGACTTTAATTCGGGAGGAGTTAAGAATGAAAATCAGATTGTCGACTTTGATGGGTGCCACCGCTGCCATTCTGCTTTCAGCCTTGGCGGCACAGGCGCAAACGGCGCTGAAATGGGCGCATGTCTATGAGACGTCCGAA
Encoded proteins:
- a CDS encoding FadR/GntR family transcriptional regulator, producing MFVALEPRRLYRLVAEQIRLLIESGELTDGQRLPAERDLAERFGVSRPTVREALIVLEVEGHIHIRMGSGVYVNASRKADTQKPPLPDAHGPFEILQARCIIESAIAEEAARLATPECIVKLDDIIERMAGALDNSPQALNLDRAFHTAIADIIGNSALNRFTGLIYDERSLSPYFEKLASYFEGPHTWILAVQEHRVIRDAIAANDPEGAREAMRQHLTLSQKRFSESFGEETIGEE